The following is a genomic window from Hymenobacter sp. APR13.
AGGCGAGGCGAACACCCGGCCCGGCTCACCAATGGCCGGCTTCTGGAAGCCCGCCAGCGTTTCTACCAGCTGAAACTTCTCGGCGGCGCCCAGTACGGCGTGCACGCCGGGAATCTCCGCAATTTCCTGGGGCTTGAGCTGGGCGTAGCAGCCCACAATGGCCACGAAGGCATCGGGGTTGTGCTTGAGGGCCTCCTTCACCACCTTCCGGCACTTGCGGTCGGCGTGGTCCGTGACCGAGCAGGTGTTGATGACGTAGATGTCGGCCGCGTCCTCGAAGGCCGCTTTCACGAAGCCGTGCTCCTCAAACTGCCGACCAATGGCGGAAGTCTCGGAGAAGTTGAGCTTGCAGCCCAGCGTGTAAAAGGCAACTTTTCTGGTTTCCATTTCCATAAACAAGGCGGCAAAGATACGGCGGAAGTTGCGGGTTTGCGGTACCGGGTGAGCTACAACCCGCCGGAAGGCCGGCAGGTTTCACAGCCGGGCCTCCACGGCGGCCATCAGGGCGGGCAGATCCAGCGGGCGGAGCTGCTCGGCCGTGAGCAGCGGCTGCCAGGCCTCGGTGGCTAATTGCCGCCGGAAGATGGCCGGCAGCGCCTGGTCCGTCAGCTCCAGGTACTGCTGGCGCAGCTCGTCGCGGTGCAGGAACTGGGCCTGGGCCGGCAGCCGCTCCAGAAACGCCCGCCACTCCGGGTACATCGTGCGCGCCCCATACGTGACGGCGCACAGCGAGCAGGGGTAGGTGGCCGGCGAAAAGGTCTTGTGCAGCGTGTCGAGCACCCCATTCAGCCAGCCGGCATTGGCATTGTATACAAAGAGCAGCTCGGGCATACAGATAGTGAGTTGTTGGTTGGTCGTTGTCAGTCCGATACGCTGAACGGATAAGCTTCATGGTTGCCGAAGCTGCAGGTTAGCTATGGTTGGTCGGCAGTGGAATGTCAGCTTGTAAGTTGGTAGATTATCAAATACCTGACAACTGACAACCAACAACTACCAGCTCATCATCACTTCCCCAGATAATCGGCAAACGACAGCTGCTCATAAGCCTGGCCCTGCTGCACCTGCCGCTGCGTGGCGCCGCGGCTGCGGATGACCGGCTGCCGCGCCACGTTGTCGTAGGCCAGGAAGCCGGCGGGCGTGATGAAGCCGAAACCATCGGTGTAGCAGTAGAAAGCCGACGGCTCGTGCACGGGGCGCAGCAGGTTGCGGCTCCAGTGGTAGTCGGTAGTGGGCAGCTGCAACTGGGCCAGCAGGGTGGCGGCCACGTCGGTTTGGGAGCCCAGGTCGGCGCGCACCTGGCCGCGCACTTCGGGGCGCAGCGCGCCGCCGGCCAGCACCAGCGGAATCCGGAACTTGGCCGGCTCCTCGGACACGCTGCGGCCGGGCAGCGTGTGGCCGTGGTCGGCCACGAGCACCAGCAGGGTGTTGTCGTACCAGGGCTGCTGGCGGGCGGCCTGCAGGAAGCGGCCCAGCGCCCAGTCGGTGTAGTAGACCGAGTTGCGGAACAGCGCCGTTTCGGTGGTGCCTTTGAACTTGGGCGCAATGGGAATCTCAAACGGCTCGTGGCTGCTGAGCGTGAAGGCCGTCACGAAGAACGGCTGCGCCTGGGTGCGCAGATCGGCCAGCACCTTATCGAACAGCACGTGGTCGTGGGCGCCCCACTTCGAGTTCTGCTGGCTGCGCGGGAAGTTTTCGCGCTCCGTGAGGCGGTCGTAGCCGGCGGCGCGCAGGTAGCTTTTCATGTTGGCAAAGGCCAGCTCGCCCCCATAATAATAGTGGGAGCTATAGCCCACCCGGCCTAGCGCCTGGCGCAGGTGGGGCAGCTTCTCGGTTTTGCGCGGCGACTTGATGATGCCGCCCGAGGTAGGCTGGCTGGGGTAGCCGGAGAGTAGTGCAACCAGCCCCTTCTGGCTCCGGTCGCCGGCCGCGTAGATGTTGTTGAACAGCACCCCGGTGCGGGCTAGGCTGTCGAGGTTGGGCGTCACGCCGGCTTCGCCGCCGGTGCCGGCCACCAGCTTCCCCGTGAAGCTCTCCAGGATGATGAACACGACGTTGGGCCGGGCGGTGCGCAGCAGGCGCACGGTATCGGGGGCGGTGTAGGTGTAGAGCGGGCGCACCAGCCGTTGGGCCGTGCTGTCGGGCAGGAAACGGTAGCGGGCCGGGTCGGCTTCCTGCTGCGTCAGCGAGTTGACCACGTTCCAGGGCAGGTTGACGGCGGCGTGGTTGGCGAAGGGCTGGCGGGCAAAATACACGTCGCTCTGGTTGACCGGTATCTGCTGCACGCCGCCGCGCAACGGCACCACCAGCAGTGCCGCGTACAGCACGCACACCAGCGCCGCCCGCCCGCGCCCGAAGCCGGCCGGCAGCGCCGGCAGCCTACCCACCACCAGTCGGTAGAGTCCCCAGCCCATCAGCAGCACCCCCGCAAATAGGCCCAGCAGCAGCAGCAGCGGCGCGTTGCCGGCCGAAGCCGCCATTTCGGCCGGCGAGTTCAGGTATTGCAGGGGCGTGGCATCGAGGCGGAAGCCCCAGGTGCGGTACAGCTCCAGGTCGGCAACGGTCAGGAAGGCCACCACCACGCCCATCACGGCGGTATAGAAGCGCAGCAGCCGGTTGGTGGGCAGGCGCCGGCCCAGCAGGCTGCCCAGCAGCACCAGCCCAAACGGCACCACGCTCAGGTAGGCCGCCGCCGAGGCGTCCAGCCGCAGCCCGTAGCCGAACGTGCCCGCCACCGTACCGGCTGGCAGCTTGGCCGTCTGGCTGGCCTGGTAGAGCAGAAACAGCGCCCGGGTGCCGCAGAAGAAGAGCAGCCAGAACAGAAAGTAGCGCAACTGAAACGCAAAGCGGTTTTTCACGCCCCAAAGGTAGCGCCTGCGCCGCATGCCCGCCGCAACGTGTCAGGCTCAAGGGCAAATTCACCCAAAACTGCTTCCCTGAACCTGGCAAGGTGAATGGGGCGGCCTCAGCAATGTTATAGGTCGCGGATGCGCGCCGTCTGAGTGAAGCCGCCCTTGTGAACTATCCACGCTGCAAACTCATAGTAATAACAACAGCTGTATAGTGAGTACTTACCGTACAAAGGCGTGACTAACCGCTGATAGGGGAGTGGCAGGCTAGCGGAAGTAAATTTTTAAAATATATGTCTGTGCGAAGGGGGTGTTGCTGTAATTTGGAGTGTTTTTGAAAATAAAGCCCCTTAATTTTAGGGTGGGTTTGGAAAAAAGTCTGCAATCCGTAACCTTTGTATCACCAAACTGATTTACACCAAACAATTCCCGCTCACCACTTTCATGGCAATTCTTCGCTTTAAAGCACTTGAACTGGTTGATCAGCGTCAGCCGCTAACGGTAGAAAGCAGTGGCGAGCGTCGCTCCGACAGCTTCGGCAAGAACGTCTTCAACCTGGACGCCATGCGGGCCACCATGCCCGGCGAGTATTTCAAGAAGCTGCAAAGCGCCATCAAACTGGGCAGCCCGGTAGAGCGCAGCGTGGCCGACGCCGTGGCTTCGGCCATGAAAACCTGGGCCATGGCCAAGGGTGCTACCCACTACACGCACTGGTTCCAGCCCCTGACCGGCGCCACCGCCGAAAAGCACGACTCCTTCTTCGACCTGAACTCCGACGGCCGGCCGATTGAGAACTTCAAGGGCTCGGCGCTGGTGCAGCAGGAGCCCGATGCCTCGTCGTTCCCGAACGGCGGCATC
Proteins encoded in this region:
- a CDS encoding LTA synthase family protein: MKNRFAFQLRYFLFWLLFFCGTRALFLLYQASQTAKLPAGTVAGTFGYGLRLDASAAAYLSVVPFGLVLLGSLLGRRLPTNRLLRFYTAVMGVVVAFLTVADLELYRTWGFRLDATPLQYLNSPAEMAASAGNAPLLLLLGLFAGVLLMGWGLYRLVVGRLPALPAGFGRGRAALVCVLYAALLVVPLRGGVQQIPVNQSDVYFARQPFANHAAVNLPWNVVNSLTQQEADPARYRFLPDSTAQRLVRPLYTYTAPDTVRLLRTARPNVVFIILESFTGKLVAGTGGEAGVTPNLDSLARTGVLFNNIYAAGDRSQKGLVALLSGYPSQPTSGGIIKSPRKTEKLPHLRQALGRVGYSSHYYYGGELAFANMKSYLRAAGYDRLTERENFPRSQQNSKWGAHDHVLFDKVLADLRTQAQPFFVTAFTLSSHEPFEIPIAPKFKGTTETALFRNSVYYTDWALGRFLQAARQQPWYDNTLLVLVADHGHTLPGRSVSEEPAKFRIPLVLAGGALRPEVRGQVRADLGSQTDVAATLLAQLQLPTTDYHWSRNLLRPVHEPSAFYCYTDGFGFITPAGFLAYDNVARQPVIRSRGATQRQVQQGQAYEQLSFADYLGK